From a region of the Deinococcus misasensis DSM 22328 genome:
- a CDS encoding carboxypeptidase-like regulatory domain-containing protein, with product MSINVLNNKTFMLAVLLCCGMGHAQKQPGPGTVQGQVLDAQGHPVEGAQIWIKPVVTTGVAEALTDEKGRYRIEGLPPVGYRAYAWMEVPYRGKTFCVRLAQTSTAEYNPFNPREGLVRNFVWKTSGRIPDVELYDDMGYFGGSMPLMAAFGQERFATQNDQIEVVLTPVAPLLDGSQGKTLTRVAPARGYVLDVPVGPYRVQATFISAKGKREALDVSGADGDYESQTVVEFKPAPGPCKGNTSSGAGRAYIYWKFRN from the coding sequence GTGTCCATCAACGTGTTGAACAACAAAACATTCATGCTGGCTGTCCTGCTGTGTTGTGGGATGGGTCATGCACAGAAACAACCAGGACCTGGAACGGTGCAAGGACAGGTTCTGGATGCCCAGGGCCATCCTGTGGAAGGGGCACAGATCTGGATCAAGCCAGTGGTGACCACAGGTGTTGCTGAAGCCCTGACCGATGAAAAAGGCAGATACCGCATCGAGGGTTTGCCTCCGGTGGGGTATCGTGCTTACGCCTGGATGGAAGTGCCTTACCGGGGCAAAACATTTTGCGTCCGTCTGGCCCAGACCAGCACTGCAGAATACAACCCATTCAATCCACGAGAGGGTCTGGTGCGCAATTTCGTCTGGAAGACCTCTGGACGCATTCCCGATGTCGAACTTTACGACGACATGGGCTACTTCGGAGGCAGCATGCCCTTGATGGCGGCCTTCGGACAGGAGCGTTTTGCCACCCAGAACGACCAGATTGAAGTGGTGTTGACACCTGTGGCTCCCTTGTTGGATGGAAGTCAGGGAAAAACCCTGACCAGAGTGGCGCCAGCGAGGGGCTATGTGCTGGATGTGCCTGTGGGGCCTTACCGCGTGCAGGCGACTTTTATCTCTGCCAAAGGCAAACGTGAAGCGCTCGATGTTTCTGGGGCTGACGGCGATTATGAAAGCCAGACCGTGGTGGAATTCAAACCTGCTCCTGGTCCCTGCAAAGGCAACACCAGCAGTGGCGCAGGTCGTGCATACATTTACTGGAAATTCAGAAATTGA
- a CDS encoding HD domain-containing protein, whose protein sequence is MLGKLKRLSKSISAAQAQPEDQWAKSILTPEEYGVYIQMDPRDREHGTRVARTLQKDHPEAENPLIAAAILHDCGKSIRPYRVLERVLVGLVPYRLSKYVASEGVKVRFAHPEMGSDMLQEAGARPEVVRLVRLHHHPESDAQAALLYQYDHLE, encoded by the coding sequence ATGCTCGGGAAACTGAAGCGCCTTTCCAAATCGATTTCTGCTGCTCAGGCCCAGCCTGAAGACCAGTGGGCCAAAAGCATCCTCACCCCAGAGGAGTATGGGGTTTACATCCAGATGGACCCCAGAGACCGGGAACATGGCACCCGTGTGGCCCGCACCTTACAAAAGGACCATCCAGAGGCAGAAAATCCGCTGATCGCAGCAGCCATCTTGCACGATTGCGGAAAAAGCATTCGGCCTTATCGGGTGCTGGAACGTGTGCTGGTGGGGCTGGTGCCTTATCGACTGTCCAAATATGTGGCTTCAGAAGGGGTGAAAGTGCGTTTTGCCCACCCTGAAATGGGGTCGGACATGCTTCAAGAGGCTGGTGCCAGACCCGAGGTGGTCCGTCTGGTGCGCTTGCATCACCATCCAGAGTCAGATGCACAGGCTGCACTGCTGTACCAGTACGACCATCTGGAGTGA